From the Sphingobacteruim zhuxiongii genome, the window ACTTCTTGGACACCTGCCGTAAAATAGGTCGCTAAGTCTAATAATGAATATGCCGCACGAATTAATTTATGTACCCCTGATTCTGCTAATCCTAAATCATCAAGGAACATCTTGCGCTCCTCATAATCTTCTAATTGAGCAATCTCAGATTCAATCTGTGCTGAAATAACCAATACTTGCGCATTCTCGTCTTTTACAGCTTCTTTAACGCGCTCAACATAGGCATTTCCAGTGTTCACTGAACCCTCGTCAACATTACATACATAAAGTACTGGTTTTACCGTCAATAACGTTAAATCAGCAATAAATTCCGTATCCTCTTCAGAAATAGGAGCAGTTCGCGCTGATTTCCCAGACTCTAAATGCTCTTTTACAACTGTTAAGATCTCGAAAGTTTTCTTCGCATCCTTATCACCACCCGTTTTCGCCATTTTCTCAACCTTCTGAATACGTTTAACAACCGTATCCAAGTCTTTCAATTGAAGCTCTGTATCGATAATTTCTTTGTCGCGAATAGGATCTACAGAACCATCAACATGCACGACATTGCCATCATCAAAACATCTTAAAACGTGAATAATAGCATTCGTTGTACGGATATTTCCTAAAAATTGGTTTCCTAAACCTTCTCCTTTGGAAGCTCCTTTAACAAGGCCTGCGATATCGACAATCTCGATGTTGTTCGGAACGATACGTTGTGGATTTACTAGTTCAGCTAGTTTATTCAAGCGCTCGTCTGGAACGGTGATTACGCCGACGTTAGGCTCGATCGTACAGAAAGGAAAGTTTGCTGCTTGTGCCTTTGCATTCGATAAACAGTTAAAAAGTGTTGATTTGCCTACGTTAGGTAGACCTACGATACCACATTGTAATGCCATATTGTTATTTCTTAAAAATTGACGCAAAGATAATAAAACAAGGGGATATTTGAGACTATCCAGTGGTATTAATTGGAAGGAGGCTTTTAGCAAGTAATTTTAAATTAATGTGACCAAATTATGAACTTTAAATTACTTAAAATGAATATAGTAGCGTATTATTTACAAATTTTAACATTTTAGGATTAATCTTTCGGCCGAAGATTTGTGTCATACCATCAAATTACATTAAAAAACGAACCCACAAATAATAAGGAGGTTAATATGAAAAAGTTATTCTACGTTGTTGTCTTTCTAAGTGCCTTTGCTTTCGCAAAGCCAGCTAACGCTCAAGTAAATGTTAGTATTAATATCGGTTCACAACCTCTTTGGGGTCCTAGTGGATATGATTACGCAAGGTATTATTATATGCCAGAAATGGATGTTTACTACGATGTATCTAGTCGTCACTATACTTACTATAACGGAGGACAATGGGTTTCGCATCGCAGTTTACCTAGTCGCTACGGCCGTTATGACATGCATAGAACTTATAAAGTAGTGATGAATGACTCACGTCCTTGGAGAAATCACCGCCGTCACCGCGATCATTACCATGGCTATTCAAGAAACTATAACCAAGTATCATTGCGTGACTACGGTAGAGGACATAAGCATCATGGTAAGAGTTATAAAAAAGCGCATAAAGAATATCGTAAAGCAGAAAAAAGACATGCAAAACATTACAGAGAGAGATCTTCTCGCAGAGATAGAGACTACAGAAATGTAAGAGGCATGTGGTAAAAAATAATGAAAGTAGAAAGAGGGGCTTAGCAATAAGCCCCTCTTTATTTACTTCATAAATAATATATTATTCGTTACTTTTGTCAAAATTTAAATGTGCATAGCAAAGCCATGTTGAAAAAGAAATTGCTCATTACACTATCTGTTTGTATCCTTGTCGGAGTCTTTTATTCTTGTAATCAAATTGTCGGTTCAACTGCAGATAAAAAAGGAGGGAAGGAGTCCGGATCTTTAGTTGAAGAAATTGAGCAGCTCGTTCAGCAGGACACCAGTTACTTAATGGATAAATTGGACTCCTTAAACCGAAATCTGATTGTTTTTCCAGCTGTAGATTCTTCGAACAAGATTGAGCCTAAGCAAGCGAAGCGTAATCTTCGGGATTCTATTTATCGCGAATTAAACAAAAAAGATAAGCACATTTATTTAACCTTTGATGATGGGCCTTTAATAGGGTCTCGCGCTATTGATTCTATAGCTACAGCAAAAGACACCAAAGTAAGTGCCTTTTTAGTTGGCAAGCATGCCAATATGAGTAAACGTTTAAAGAATGATTTTGAACGTTATGCAAAGAATCCATTAGTCGAATGTTATAATCACAGCTATACCCATGCTGGAAATAAGTTTCATGCCTTCTATAGTAATCCAGATTTAGCACTTGCAGATTTTGATAAATGTGAGGAAGCCCTGTCTTTGAAACACAAGATTGTACGTATGCCGGGGCGTAACATTTGGTTATTCGACGATGTTAGACGTGTTGATTTGACTAGTGGAAGCCAAACCGCTGACCTACTTGGAACAAAGGGATACAGTATATATGGCTGGGATGTCGAGTGGAAAATACATGGACTTTCCGGTAACCCTGTTCAGTCTGTCAATGAGATATACACACGTATTCGTACCATGCTTGGCAATAAATCTACCCTGAAACCAAATAATGTCGTTTTACTGATGCATGATGATATGTTTCAGAATAAAAAAGGGCAGCAGTTATTGGTAGCTTTAATTGATAGCCTGAAGAAACATAAGGATTATCACTTCGAATTTATCTCAACATATCCGCATAAATATTAGTATTCGTCTTTTCTTGTAATTTTTGATACATTGATTAAACTTTTTAATAAAAATGAAGTTTAGTCCATATGACCATATCGCAGTTATTCAAGAAAATCACGCCATTTACTAAACCTTATAAGAATCTAATTTTCTATACCCTGATCCTAACTGTTATAGGATCTTTCGCCGCACAGGTAAACGCATTTATCTTAAAATATACGGTGGATTCCATTTCGGAGCTGCTCGTCAATAAGACACCCTTGCGCATGGGGTTACATCTGCTCGGCATTATCTCTGCGATCTTATTAAGTAAGGAAATTATCTATTCCATTGTACAGTTTGGGCAGAAGTTCTACGGCGAGAAATTAAGGATTATGATTGCGCGCGACTTTTCTCAAGCCATTGTCGACAAGATACTTACCTATAAAATGGCGTTCTACACGTCTAGTGTCAACGAATCTGGAAAGCTGCAAACGCGTATTGATGCCGGAATAAGCTCCCTAACACGATTAGTACAAAACTTTTTTATCGATATTCTTCCCTTATTTGCCAATGCGATTATCGCATTGGTCTGTATGTTTATCGCGAACGTTTATGTCGGACTCGTCGGGCTAATCATTATCCCCATCTATTTTTATATCTCTCAACTTCAGGCACAACGACTTTCGGGCTTTCGAAGAAATATGCGAAAATACAGGGAGAACAAGAATAATCAGATTATTAATTTAATCGATTCCATTACGGTGATTAAATCCTTTGTCCGGGAAGATTTGGAAGCCAAGCGGCATCAGGAGATCCAGTACGAAATGACGGAGAATCAAATGGCGACTCGAAAAACTAGCTTTATATTCGATAGTATTAAGAGCTTTATTGAACAGATCGGGGTCGTAATTGTGATTATCTTGACTGCCTATTTCGTTTTAAATGAACAAATGTCAATCGGGGCAATCATGTTTCATATCATGCTCTTCAATAATGTCTCCGCACCAATTAGACAGTTACATCGTATTTACGATGAGGTGAACGATGCATTAATCTATTCGGAGAGCTTTTTCGAAATTTTAGAAGATGAGGGACAGAAAGAGCCGAGTGGTAGTTACAAACCCGCCTCGATTAAAGGATTAATAGAAATAAAGAATATCAATTTTACCTATCCCAATGGCCATCGCGCCATAACCGATGTGAGTATGACCATCCGCCCTAATCAAAATACGGCGTTAGTAGGACTTTCTGGCGCAGGGAAAAGTACCATCATCAATCTTCTGGATAAATTCTACGAACCCGATAGCGGACAAATTCTATTAGACGGTGTTGATCTGAAGGAATATGATACTGATTTTTTGAGAGAGCATGTTGGCCTTGTATTGCAGCGCAACCATATATTCAAAGGTAGTATTGCTGACAATATTCGCTATGGAAAGACGGAAGCGACGCTTGATGATGTGATCGAGGCGGCAAAGAAAGTCTATATACATGAGCAAATTATGGAATTGGCAAACGGCTATGAATCGGAGGCTCATCTACTGTCGGGCGGGCAGCAGCAGCGGATTGCAATTGCACGCATGTTCTTAAAGAACCCGGCTATCATCTTCTTAGATGAACCGACGGCAAATTTGGACGCCATCGCAACCGAACAAATAAAAAACAGCTTAGACGCCATTAAAGTCGGTCGTACAGTGATTATTGTTTCCCATAGCATCTCCCAGATTATTGACTCCGAACATATCGTCGTCATGGAGAAGGGGCGAGTTGTGGAGGATGGTACACACGAGGAATTATTTGATCGGCATGGAACCTATCATAAGATATTTAGCGCTATGGCAAATAGTTTAAACATCCACAAAATTACCGAATCATTGAAAGAAGATTGATAAAAGCAATTTCAGGCAAGTTTTTTGTGTTAAATTTACAACGTTTAAATAGCACATTCAGGAATATATGTTTTATCCACTTCTTCGTTCCTTTGTAAAATTCGGATTAAACTGGTATGTCGCGGATTGGCAATTAAAGAATCTCGCCAACGCAAGCCTTCATCATCCGACGATTGTCGTATGCAATCACCCTAATTCATTCTTTGATGCTTTGGTCTTAGCAGTGCATAGTCCTAAGGAAACGCGCTTCTTGGTGCGTGGAGATATTTTTAAAAAGCAATGGGCAAATTGGGCGTTGCGGAATTTATTTATGATTCCAATTTACAAGAAGTCTGACGATCCTGATTTCGAAGTGATGAATGCTTTTACCTATGATGAATGTGCAAAATGGTTAAAGTCGTCTGAAAACATTGTTATTTTTCCAGAGGGTGTATCTCGAAATACGCATCGCTTGCGCCCATTTATGCCGTCTGGTTTTTCGGCCTTGGTGAAACGTGCGATTAGCATGGATATCCCCGTACAAATACAACCCTATGTGATCAATTACAGTTCCTTCAACGCTATTCCTAAAGCAGTAGCATTAACGGCGCTAAGTCCGATCGATAGCACAGACTACATCCAAGAATCTGAGGTTGATACTTCCAAAATACTAACATTGATGCGTGAAGAAATGGACTCCGAATTAGCGGGAATACCAATTACGCCGACACCAGATTACGCAAAGAATAGGGAATGGATGAAATACCCAGCAAAAGCAGGATATTATACCCACCATTGGTTATATAAGTTGCTGAAAGCTCAAGTTGAAAAGAAGACATCCGGAACAATTTTCTACGATTCGCTGATGTTTGCTGCACTGTTGTTTGGCTATCCACTGCTAATTTTAATCCTCAGTCTGCTCATTGGAAACCTAATTGGATTTTGGACAGGCCTATTAATTTTTACCATTCTACCGTTTCTATCCTATTGCTGGGTGCAATACGAACCCATTCGTGTACATGACGAATCGGATACCTTTAAAGATAATAAACTGAACTAGCCGAGCTCTTGTCTCTTCGGTCTGAGCTTTTGCCATATTTTTTTACCGTACCGTACGATAAAAAAGAGAATTAGCAAAACTAGGACGGCGGCAAGAATTGGTAGGAAGATGGCGAAAACACTCATAATCGTTGAGCCTACGGTTTCAACTGTCGATATAATGGGATTTCCGACGCCACCTGTTGTCCCAGACGATGCCGCCCGAGTACCTGCTAATGCCGAGCTGATTGTAGCTGCCGTTCCTCCACCAGCGATTAATGCTAAGGACCATTGTGTCCAATCATTCACTTCTGTAAACTGAGACGCAAATAATAGGGAACCTGCAAGGGTAGCTAGAGGCACTGAGATCGTGTCCAATAGATTATCCACAAAGGGGATGTAATAGGCTAATATCTCCACCAAAGTCGCAATGCCAGCACCTAGAACAGCCGGAAGTGTACCAATCCAAGCAAAGCTATCATTCGCCGGAATCCATCCCATAAACGTTCCTAAGCTTAAGATAAATATCGGTAGGAAAACCCGAAAGCCTGTAGCAGCCGCCAAACCAATGCCGACAAACAAAGAGAGGAGGTAGGGTAGAAATTCAGACATTTAATTAGATTTTAGTAGTTAGATATTAGTAGTTAGATGTAAGATATTAAAAATAAGATATTAGATGTTAGACATTAGACTTTACGTATTCGATGTTATCCTTGATATTATTAGACATTAGATTTTACGCATTTGATACTATGTTTGATATCATTGAATAATAGAAATTGGATATTACACATTTGATACTATGTTTGACATAATTATCCAATAGATTAATGCTTATGATGTTATGTTTCATATCATTAGACGTAAGGTATTACACATTAGAAATAGATACTATATCTAATATCTAATATCTCTTTACTCAGACCATAGGTTTTAAAAGTTCTATTTAAGAAATAAACATTTCTTCCAAGTATTATTCGGGTTTATATTTCTGCTGTATAACCTTCATAAGATACTAATAATCTACCGTTTATTAGTCTTTTTCCAGTTCCTGTATCTACAACAAAAATAAGTCCAATTGTGGGTTAGTATAACAATGCTTCGAAGATCTTTCGAGAATGATGGGTTAAGCTACGAAGAAGTTACGAAGAAATTTTGCATCAGTTGTGTATCAACTAGTACGAATGCCTATTCCATTACTTAAAATCGGAGTCGATTTTTCTAGAAGTATTATGCATCAAAAGCCAAAGTTTGTAAAAAACATAACTCAATTCTCTAAACATAAACCAACAAAGAACAATAATCTAATAGCTAAGGAGAGATCGTCGAGCTTCAGGGGGAATCTTCTGTTAGGCCACTCAGAGCCAGAGAAGGTCGGTAAGTAAAGGGACCGTGGAATAAAGCGGAGCGAAGCGAGCATTTATGCCGCGAAAGCCCTTTAGCTACCGATACCTTTGGAGGCTATCTTTGC encodes:
- a CDS encoding DUF4126 domain-containing protein gives rise to the protein MSEFLPYLLSLFVGIGLAAATGFRVFLPIFILSLGTFMGWIPANDSFAWIGTLPAVLGAGIATLVEILAYYIPFVDNLLDTISVPLATLAGSLLFASQFTEVNDWTQWSLALIAGGGTAATISSALAGTRAASSGTTGGVGNPIISTVETVGSTIMSVFAIFLPILAAVLVLLILFFIVRYGKKIWQKLRPKRQELG
- the ychF gene encoding redox-regulated ATPase YchF — encoded protein: MALQCGIVGLPNVGKSTLFNCLSNAKAQAANFPFCTIEPNVGVITVPDERLNKLAELVNPQRIVPNNIEIVDIAGLVKGASKGEGLGNQFLGNIRTTNAIIHVLRCFDDGNVVHVDGSVDPIRDKEIIDTELQLKDLDTVVKRIQKVEKMAKTGGDKDAKKTFEILTVVKEHLESGKSARTAPISEEDTEFIADLTLLTVKPVLYVCNVDEGSVNTGNAYVERVKEAVKDENAQVLVISAQIESEIAQLEDYEERKMFLDDLGLAESGVHKLIRAAYSLLDLATYFTAGVQEVRAWTIEKGFTAPQAAGVIHTDFEKGFIRAEVIKYADFVNFGSEAAVKEAGKLSVEGKTYIVEDGDIMHFRFNV
- a CDS encoding ABC transporter ATP-binding protein yields the protein MTISQLFKKITPFTKPYKNLIFYTLILTVIGSFAAQVNAFILKYTVDSISELLVNKTPLRMGLHLLGIISAILLSKEIIYSIVQFGQKFYGEKLRIMIARDFSQAIVDKILTYKMAFYTSSVNESGKLQTRIDAGISSLTRLVQNFFIDILPLFANAIIALVCMFIANVYVGLVGLIIIPIYFYISQLQAQRLSGFRRNMRKYRENKNNQIINLIDSITVIKSFVREDLEAKRHQEIQYEMTENQMATRKTSFIFDSIKSFIEQIGVVIVIILTAYFVLNEQMSIGAIMFHIMLFNNVSAPIRQLHRIYDEVNDALIYSESFFEILEDEGQKEPSGSYKPASIKGLIEIKNINFTYPNGHRAITDVSMTIRPNQNTALVGLSGAGKSTIINLLDKFYEPDSGQILLDGVDLKEYDTDFLREHVGLVLQRNHIFKGSIADNIRYGKTEATLDDVIEAAKKVYIHEQIMELANGYESEAHLLSGGQQQRIAIARMFLKNPAIIFLDEPTANLDAIATEQIKNSLDAIKVGRTVIIVSHSISQIIDSEHIVVMEKGRVVEDGTHEELFDRHGTYHKIFSAMANSLNIHKITESLKED
- a CDS encoding 1-acyl-sn-glycerol-3-phosphate acyltransferase codes for the protein MFYPLLRSFVKFGLNWYVADWQLKNLANASLHHPTIVVCNHPNSFFDALVLAVHSPKETRFLVRGDIFKKQWANWALRNLFMIPIYKKSDDPDFEVMNAFTYDECAKWLKSSENIVIFPEGVSRNTHRLRPFMPSGFSALVKRAISMDIPVQIQPYVINYSSFNAIPKAVALTALSPIDSTDYIQESEVDTSKILTLMREEMDSELAGIPITPTPDYAKNREWMKYPAKAGYYTHHWLYKLLKAQVEKKTSGTIFYDSLMFAALLFGYPLLILILSLLIGNLIGFWTGLLIFTILPFLSYCWVQYEPIRVHDESDTFKDNKLN
- a CDS encoding polysaccharide deacetylase family protein produces the protein MLKKKLLITLSVCILVGVFYSCNQIVGSTADKKGGKESGSLVEEIEQLVQQDTSYLMDKLDSLNRNLIVFPAVDSSNKIEPKQAKRNLRDSIYRELNKKDKHIYLTFDDGPLIGSRAIDSIATAKDTKVSAFLVGKHANMSKRLKNDFERYAKNPLVECYNHSYTHAGNKFHAFYSNPDLALADFDKCEEALSLKHKIVRMPGRNIWLFDDVRRVDLTSGSQTADLLGTKGYSIYGWDVEWKIHGLSGNPVQSVNEIYTRIRTMLGNKSTLKPNNVVLLMHDDMFQNKKGQQLLVALIDSLKKHKDYHFEFISTYPHKY